The following are encoded in a window of Ktedonobacterales bacterium genomic DNA:
- a CDS encoding transaldolase family protein, with the protein MGLYVDSAFLPDVERVCSKLTLAGATTNPSILLAASQRGQQMSARQVLQALLKVCPGAIFMQPVGETVSAMQRMAEEYIEVAPERVVAKLPLTSVGMQVARALRSAGARFSFTCVFTVTQAYCGAMAGAQYVIPYFGRLRRSGQDACERIEAMAKLLNAQAPHTRVLAASIKNPTDAAESLLAGAHDLTVTPEVLDALLDDPLTDAAVAQFQQDWERFSQLLASR; encoded by the coding sequence ATGGGGCTGTATGTGGACAGCGCGTTTCTGCCCGATGTAGAACGGGTTTGTAGTAAACTGACGCTTGCCGGAGCGACGACCAACCCCAGCATTCTGCTGGCTGCCTCGCAGCGTGGGCAGCAGATGAGCGCCAGGCAGGTACTCCAGGCGCTGCTGAAGGTCTGCCCAGGCGCTATTTTTATGCAGCCAGTTGGCGAGACGGTGAGTGCCATGCAGCGCATGGCAGAGGAGTATATTGAGGTCGCGCCGGAGCGCGTGGTGGCGAAGCTGCCGCTGACTTCCGTTGGGATGCAGGTGGCGCGCGCTTTACGAAGCGCCGGGGCGCGCTTCTCCTTTACCTGCGTTTTCACCGTGACCCAGGCGTATTGCGGCGCGATGGCGGGCGCGCAGTACGTGATCCCCTATTTTGGACGCTTGCGCCGCTCCGGCCAGGACGCCTGCGAGCGCATCGAGGCAATGGCAAAGCTGCTCAATGCTCAGGCGCCCCACACGCGCGTGCTGGCGGCGAGCATCAAGAATCCCACCGATGCCGCCGAGTCTTTACTGGCTGGCGCGCATGATCTGACTGTCACGCCGGAGGTGCTTGACGCCCTGCTGGACGACCCGCTGACCGATGCCGCTGTCGCCCAATTTCAACAAGACTGGGAGAGGTTCAGCCAGCTTCTCGCCAGCCGTTAG